One genomic segment of Impatiens glandulifera chromosome 6, dImpGla2.1, whole genome shotgun sequence includes these proteins:
- the LOC124943701 gene encoding uncharacterized protein LOC124943701, giving the protein MEHVSTTKTLLHVLREQGFDNLLSCVEEVSKKYDIEIPQMEACYKSSRSRSCQQKDSITVKHHYQFDVFVAAIDFQIEELNSRFKDEAVELLKLSGALEPKDNFKLLNVDHIYQLAEKFYHLDFDAQDLHHLRTQLAHYEFDMPVNERFQNLSTISELCRRLVETNKSKTYNLIDRLIRLVLTLPVSTATTERAFSAMKLVKTTLRNKMEEEFLTDSMIVYIERELSENIDNDTIIKEFYSKKNRRAQLQ; this is encoded by the exons ATGGAGCATGTTTCAACTACTAAAACTTTGCTTCATGTTTTGAGAGAGCAAGGGTTTGATAATTTACTCAGTTGCGTGGAAGAAGTTTCAAAAAAGTATGACATTGAGATACCTCAGATGGAAGCTTGTTACAAATCTAGTAGAAGTCGTTCTTGTCAACAAAAGGATTCGATTACAGTTAAGCACCACTATCAATTTGATGTATTTGTTGCTGCAATAGATTTTCAAATTGAAGAGCTCAATAGTAGATTCAAGGACGAGGCAGTCGAACTTCTTAAGCTCAGTGGTGCTTTGGAACCTAAAGACAACTTTAAACTTCTTAATGTTGATCACATCTATCAACTTGCTGAGAAATTCTATCATCTAGATTTTGATGCACAAGATTTGCACCACTTGAGAACACAATTGGCTCACTATGAGTTTGACATGCCCGTCAATGAAAGATTTCAGAATTTATCAACTATTTCTGAATTATGTCGAAGATTAGTTGAGACAAATAAGTCAAAAACCTACAATTTGATCGATAG GTTGATTCGTCTTGTTTTAACTCTTCCCGTTTCTACAGCAACAACGGAACGAGCATTTTCAGCTATGAAGCTCGTGAAAACAACTCTTCGTAACAAGATGGAAGAAGAGTTTTTAACAGATTCTATGATCGTCTATATTGAACGAGAGTTGTCTGAAAACATTGATAATGATacaataattaaagaattttattCTAAGAAGAATAGAAGGGCACAACTtcaataa